One region of Desmodus rotundus isolate HL8 chromosome 11, HLdesRot8A.1, whole genome shotgun sequence genomic DNA includes:
- the UNC5CL gene encoding UNC5C-like protein isoform X3 yields MAFWKLDRQEEPVSESPPLPENESPRPCPPATLSEMAAFYQELHMPTKGLTVIRQLMHKLLVFSAREVDHRGGCLILKDTGISLLIPPGAVAVGRQERVSLILVWDLSDAPSLSRAQALVSPVVACGPHGASFLKPCTLTFKHCAQQPSHACTYSSNTNLLEAKAWKPLGQSGAHTSLDECRINLSHFSLYTCVLEPPAGQEARKWLQLAVFCSPLAPGQTHLQLRVYFLNNTPCALQWALTNEQPHGGRLRGPCQLFDFTGARGDQYLKLKYISEGWENVDDSSCQLVPHLHIWHGKCPFRSFCFRRKAANENEDCSALTNEIIVTMHTFQDGLETKYMEILRFQASEEESWAAPPSVFQPPPCNRLPPELFEQLQMLLEPNSITGNDWRKLATHLGLCGMKIRFLSCQRSPAAAVLELFEEQNGSLQELHYLMTLMERLDCASVIQNYLSRTSCDSPAPVRGGAWETQGLELELELDEKL; encoded by the exons ATG GCCTTCTGGAAGCTGGATAGGCAAGAGGAGCCAGTGTCTGAATCCCCACCGCTACCAGAAAATGAGTCCCCAAGGCCATGCCCACCAGCCACCCTGTCGGAGATGGCTGCCTTCTACCAGGAACTGCACATGCCCACCAAGGGCCTCACCGTCATCCGTCAGCTGATGCACAAGCTGTTGGTATTTTCGGCGCGAGAGGTGGATCACCGTGGCGGCTGCCTGATACTCAAGGACACGGGCATCTCTCTGCTCATCCCGCCAG GTGCTGTGGCTGTGGGCCGCCAGGAGCGGGTGTCACTGATCCTGGTGTGGGACCTGTCGGATGCCCCATCATTGTCCCGAGCCCAGGCGCTGGTGAGCCCCGTGGTGGCATGTGGACCCCACGGGGCCTCCTTCCTGAAGCCCTGCACCCTCACCTTCAAGCACTGCGCGCAGCAGCCCAGCCATGCCTGCACCTATAGCAGCAACACGAACCTGCTCGAAGCTAAGGCCTGGAAGCCCCTGGGACAGTCAGGGGCCCACACCTCCCTGGACGAGTGTCGCATCAACCTCTCCCACTTCAG CCTCTACACCTGTGTGCTGGAGCCACCCGCAGGCCAGGAAGCTCGAAAGTGGCTACAGCTGGCGGTGTTCTGCTCCCCACTGGCACCAGGGCAGACCCACCTGCAGCTGCGCGTCTATTTCCTCAACAACACACCCTGCGCCCTGCAGTGGGCCCTGACCAATGAGCAGCCCCATGGCGGCCGCCTGCGTGGGCCATGCCAGCTCTTCGACTTCACTGGGGCCCGAGGGGACCAGTATCTAAAGCTCAAGTACATCTCTGAGg gttGGGAGAATGTGGATGACAGCAGTTGCCAGCTGGTTCCCCATCTCCACATCTGGCACGGAAAGTGTCCTTTCCGTTCCTTCTGCTTCCGGAGAAAAGCAG CCAATGAGAATGAGGACTGCTCGGCACTAACCAACGAGATCATCGTCACCATGCACACCTTCCAAGAT GGCTTGGAGACCAAGTACATGGAAATCCTCAGATTCCAGGCATCAGAGGAGGAATCCTGGGCAGCACCACCCTCTGTCTTCCAGCCACCCCCATGCAATAG GTTGCCTCCCGAGCTCTTTGAGCAGCTGCAGATGCTGTTGGAGCCGAACAGCATCACAGGCAATGACTGGAGGAAACTGGCCACCCACCTGGGGCTCTGTGGCATGAAGATTCG GTTCCTGTCCTGCCAACGAAGCCCTGCAGCGGCCGTCCTGGAGCTTTTTGAGGAGCAGAACGGCAGCCTGCAGGAGCTGCACTACCTCATGACCCTCATGGAGCGGCTGGACTGTGCCTCCGTCATCCAGAACTACCTGAGCCGGACGAGCTGCGACAGCCCAGCCCCGGTCCGCGGCGGGGCCTGGGAGAcccaggggctggagctggagctggagctggacgAGAAGCTCTGA
- the UNC5CL gene encoding UNC5C-like protein isoform X2 produces the protein MCFHQSSFQPAQFLLLVGVLVASVLLLVQCLRWHCPCWMVQAFWKLDRQEEPVSESPPLPENESPRPCPPATLSEMAAFYQELHMPTKGLTVIRQLMHKLLVFSAREVDHRGGCLILKDTGISLLIPPGAVAVGRQERVSLILVWDLSDAPSLSRAQALVSPVVACGPHGASFLKPCTLTFKHCAQQPSHACTYSSNTNLLEAKAWKPLGQSGAHTSLDECRINLSHFSLYTCVLEPPAGQEARKWLQLAVFCSPLAPGQTHLQLRVYFLNNTPCALQWALTNEQPHGGRLRGPCQLFDFTGARGDQYLKLKYISEGWENVDDSSCQLVPHLHIWHGKCPFRSFCFRRKAANENEDCSALTNEIIVTMHTFQDGLETKYMEILRFQASEEESWAAPPSVFQPPPCNRLPPELFEQLQMLLEPNSITGNDWRKLATHLGLCGMKIRFLSCQRSPAAAVLELFEEQNGSLQELHYLMTLMERLDCASVIQNYLSRTSCDSPAPVRGGAWETQGLELELELDEKL, from the exons ATGTGCTTCCATCAGAGTTCCTTCCAACCTGCCCAGTTCCTACTGCTGGTGGGGGTTCTGGTGGCAAGTGTCCTCCTTCTGGTCCAGTGCCTTCGATGGCACTGTCCTTGTTGGATGGTGCAGGCCTTCTGGAAGCTGGATAGGCAAGAGGAGCCAGTGTCTGAATCCCCACCGCTACCAGAAAATGAGTCCCCAAGGCCATGCCCACCAGCCACCCTGTCGGAGATGGCTGCCTTCTACCAGGAACTGCACATGCCCACCAAGGGCCTCACCGTCATCCGTCAGCTGATGCACAAGCTGTTGGTATTTTCGGCGCGAGAGGTGGATCACCGTGGCGGCTGCCTGATACTCAAGGACACGGGCATCTCTCTGCTCATCCCGCCAG GTGCTGTGGCTGTGGGCCGCCAGGAGCGGGTGTCACTGATCCTGGTGTGGGACCTGTCGGATGCCCCATCATTGTCCCGAGCCCAGGCGCTGGTGAGCCCCGTGGTGGCATGTGGACCCCACGGGGCCTCCTTCCTGAAGCCCTGCACCCTCACCTTCAAGCACTGCGCGCAGCAGCCCAGCCATGCCTGCACCTATAGCAGCAACACGAACCTGCTCGAAGCTAAGGCCTGGAAGCCCCTGGGACAGTCAGGGGCCCACACCTCCCTGGACGAGTGTCGCATCAACCTCTCCCACTTCAG CCTCTACACCTGTGTGCTGGAGCCACCCGCAGGCCAGGAAGCTCGAAAGTGGCTACAGCTGGCGGTGTTCTGCTCCCCACTGGCACCAGGGCAGACCCACCTGCAGCTGCGCGTCTATTTCCTCAACAACACACCCTGCGCCCTGCAGTGGGCCCTGACCAATGAGCAGCCCCATGGCGGCCGCCTGCGTGGGCCATGCCAGCTCTTCGACTTCACTGGGGCCCGAGGGGACCAGTATCTAAAGCTCAAGTACATCTCTGAGg gttGGGAGAATGTGGATGACAGCAGTTGCCAGCTGGTTCCCCATCTCCACATCTGGCACGGAAAGTGTCCTTTCCGTTCCTTCTGCTTCCGGAGAAAAGCAG CCAATGAGAATGAGGACTGCTCGGCACTAACCAACGAGATCATCGTCACCATGCACACCTTCCAAGAT GGCTTGGAGACCAAGTACATGGAAATCCTCAGATTCCAGGCATCAGAGGAGGAATCCTGGGCAGCACCACCCTCTGTCTTCCAGCCACCCCCATGCAATAG GTTGCCTCCCGAGCTCTTTGAGCAGCTGCAGATGCTGTTGGAGCCGAACAGCATCACAGGCAATGACTGGAGGAAACTGGCCACCCACCTGGGGCTCTGTGGCATGAAGATTCG GTTCCTGTCCTGCCAACGAAGCCCTGCAGCGGCCGTCCTGGAGCTTTTTGAGGAGCAGAACGGCAGCCTGCAGGAGCTGCACTACCTCATGACCCTCATGGAGCGGCTGGACTGTGCCTCCGTCATCCAGAACTACCTGAGCCGGACGAGCTGCGACAGCCCAGCCCCGGTCCGCGGCGGGGCCTGGGAGAcccaggggctggagctggagctggagctggacgAGAAGCTCTGA
- the UNC5CL gene encoding UNC5C-like protein isoform X4 encodes MAAFYQELHMPTKGLTVIRQLMHKLLVFSAREVDHRGGCLILKDTGISLLIPPGAVAVGRQERVSLILVWDLSDAPSLSRAQALVSPVVACGPHGASFLKPCTLTFKHCAQQPSHACTYSSNTNLLEAKAWKPLGQSGAHTSLDECRINLSHFSLYTCVLEPPAGQEARKWLQLAVFCSPLAPGQTHLQLRVYFLNNTPCALQWALTNEQPHGGRLRGPCQLFDFTGARGDQYLKLKYISEGWENVDDSSCQLVPHLHIWHGKCPFRSFCFRRKAANENEDCSALTNEIIVTMHTFQDGLETKYMEILRFQASEEESWAAPPSVFQPPPCNRLPPELFEQLQMLLEPNSITGNDWRKLATHLGLCGMKIRFLSCQRSPAAAVLELFEEQNGSLQELHYLMTLMERLDCASVIQNYLSRTSCDSPAPVRGGAWETQGLELELELDEKL; translated from the exons ATGGCTGCCTTCTACCAGGAACTGCACATGCCCACCAAGGGCCTCACCGTCATCCGTCAGCTGATGCACAAGCTGTTGGTATTTTCGGCGCGAGAGGTGGATCACCGTGGCGGCTGCCTGATACTCAAGGACACGGGCATCTCTCTGCTCATCCCGCCAG GTGCTGTGGCTGTGGGCCGCCAGGAGCGGGTGTCACTGATCCTGGTGTGGGACCTGTCGGATGCCCCATCATTGTCCCGAGCCCAGGCGCTGGTGAGCCCCGTGGTGGCATGTGGACCCCACGGGGCCTCCTTCCTGAAGCCCTGCACCCTCACCTTCAAGCACTGCGCGCAGCAGCCCAGCCATGCCTGCACCTATAGCAGCAACACGAACCTGCTCGAAGCTAAGGCCTGGAAGCCCCTGGGACAGTCAGGGGCCCACACCTCCCTGGACGAGTGTCGCATCAACCTCTCCCACTTCAG CCTCTACACCTGTGTGCTGGAGCCACCCGCAGGCCAGGAAGCTCGAAAGTGGCTACAGCTGGCGGTGTTCTGCTCCCCACTGGCACCAGGGCAGACCCACCTGCAGCTGCGCGTCTATTTCCTCAACAACACACCCTGCGCCCTGCAGTGGGCCCTGACCAATGAGCAGCCCCATGGCGGCCGCCTGCGTGGGCCATGCCAGCTCTTCGACTTCACTGGGGCCCGAGGGGACCAGTATCTAAAGCTCAAGTACATCTCTGAGg gttGGGAGAATGTGGATGACAGCAGTTGCCAGCTGGTTCCCCATCTCCACATCTGGCACGGAAAGTGTCCTTTCCGTTCCTTCTGCTTCCGGAGAAAAGCAG CCAATGAGAATGAGGACTGCTCGGCACTAACCAACGAGATCATCGTCACCATGCACACCTTCCAAGAT GGCTTGGAGACCAAGTACATGGAAATCCTCAGATTCCAGGCATCAGAGGAGGAATCCTGGGCAGCACCACCCTCTGTCTTCCAGCCACCCCCATGCAATAG GTTGCCTCCCGAGCTCTTTGAGCAGCTGCAGATGCTGTTGGAGCCGAACAGCATCACAGGCAATGACTGGAGGAAACTGGCCACCCACCTGGGGCTCTGTGGCATGAAGATTCG GTTCCTGTCCTGCCAACGAAGCCCTGCAGCGGCCGTCCTGGAGCTTTTTGAGGAGCAGAACGGCAGCCTGCAGGAGCTGCACTACCTCATGACCCTCATGGAGCGGCTGGACTGTGCCTCCGTCATCCAGAACTACCTGAGCCGGACGAGCTGCGACAGCCCAGCCCCGGTCCGCGGCGGGGCCTGGGAGAcccaggggctggagctggagctggagctggacgAGAAGCTCTGA
- the UNC5CL gene encoding UNC5C-like protein isoform X1, whose protein sequence is MSFGSQVLACTTLKRLSLALTSFPVLPLALAVTGEQGSWLHPGTRQMCFHQSSFQPAQFLLLVGVLVASVLLLVQCLRWHCPCWMVQAFWKLDRQEEPVSESPPLPENESPRPCPPATLSEMAAFYQELHMPTKGLTVIRQLMHKLLVFSAREVDHRGGCLILKDTGISLLIPPGAVAVGRQERVSLILVWDLSDAPSLSRAQALVSPVVACGPHGASFLKPCTLTFKHCAQQPSHACTYSSNTNLLEAKAWKPLGQSGAHTSLDECRINLSHFSLYTCVLEPPAGQEARKWLQLAVFCSPLAPGQTHLQLRVYFLNNTPCALQWALTNEQPHGGRLRGPCQLFDFTGARGDQYLKLKYISEGWENVDDSSCQLVPHLHIWHGKCPFRSFCFRRKAANENEDCSALTNEIIVTMHTFQDGLETKYMEILRFQASEEESWAAPPSVFQPPPCNRLPPELFEQLQMLLEPNSITGNDWRKLATHLGLCGMKIRFLSCQRSPAAAVLELFEEQNGSLQELHYLMTLMERLDCASVIQNYLSRTSCDSPAPVRGGAWETQGLELELELDEKL, encoded by the exons ATG TCATTTGGAAGCCAAGTCTTGGCCTGTACGACACTGAAAAGGCTTAGCCTGGCACTGACCTCCTTCCCCGTCCTGCCCTTGGCCTTGGCTGTCACAGGGGAGCAGGGGAGCTGGCTGCATCCAGGGACAAGGCAGATGTGCTTCCATCAGAGTTCCTTCCAACCTGCCCAGTTCCTACTGCTGGTGGGGGTTCTGGTGGCAAGTGTCCTCCTTCTGGTCCAGTGCCTTCGATGGCACTGTCCTTGTTGGATGGTGCAGGCCTTCTGGAAGCTGGATAGGCAAGAGGAGCCAGTGTCTGAATCCCCACCGCTACCAGAAAATGAGTCCCCAAGGCCATGCCCACCAGCCACCCTGTCGGAGATGGCTGCCTTCTACCAGGAACTGCACATGCCCACCAAGGGCCTCACCGTCATCCGTCAGCTGATGCACAAGCTGTTGGTATTTTCGGCGCGAGAGGTGGATCACCGTGGCGGCTGCCTGATACTCAAGGACACGGGCATCTCTCTGCTCATCCCGCCAG GTGCTGTGGCTGTGGGCCGCCAGGAGCGGGTGTCACTGATCCTGGTGTGGGACCTGTCGGATGCCCCATCATTGTCCCGAGCCCAGGCGCTGGTGAGCCCCGTGGTGGCATGTGGACCCCACGGGGCCTCCTTCCTGAAGCCCTGCACCCTCACCTTCAAGCACTGCGCGCAGCAGCCCAGCCATGCCTGCACCTATAGCAGCAACACGAACCTGCTCGAAGCTAAGGCCTGGAAGCCCCTGGGACAGTCAGGGGCCCACACCTCCCTGGACGAGTGTCGCATCAACCTCTCCCACTTCAG CCTCTACACCTGTGTGCTGGAGCCACCCGCAGGCCAGGAAGCTCGAAAGTGGCTACAGCTGGCGGTGTTCTGCTCCCCACTGGCACCAGGGCAGACCCACCTGCAGCTGCGCGTCTATTTCCTCAACAACACACCCTGCGCCCTGCAGTGGGCCCTGACCAATGAGCAGCCCCATGGCGGCCGCCTGCGTGGGCCATGCCAGCTCTTCGACTTCACTGGGGCCCGAGGGGACCAGTATCTAAAGCTCAAGTACATCTCTGAGg gttGGGAGAATGTGGATGACAGCAGTTGCCAGCTGGTTCCCCATCTCCACATCTGGCACGGAAAGTGTCCTTTCCGTTCCTTCTGCTTCCGGAGAAAAGCAG CCAATGAGAATGAGGACTGCTCGGCACTAACCAACGAGATCATCGTCACCATGCACACCTTCCAAGAT GGCTTGGAGACCAAGTACATGGAAATCCTCAGATTCCAGGCATCAGAGGAGGAATCCTGGGCAGCACCACCCTCTGTCTTCCAGCCACCCCCATGCAATAG GTTGCCTCCCGAGCTCTTTGAGCAGCTGCAGATGCTGTTGGAGCCGAACAGCATCACAGGCAATGACTGGAGGAAACTGGCCACCCACCTGGGGCTCTGTGGCATGAAGATTCG GTTCCTGTCCTGCCAACGAAGCCCTGCAGCGGCCGTCCTGGAGCTTTTTGAGGAGCAGAACGGCAGCCTGCAGGAGCTGCACTACCTCATGACCCTCATGGAGCGGCTGGACTGTGCCTCCGTCATCCAGAACTACCTGAGCCGGACGAGCTGCGACAGCCCAGCCCCGGTCCGCGGCGGGGCCTGGGAGAcccaggggctggagctggagctggagctggacgAGAAGCTCTGA
- the TSPO2 gene encoding translocator protein 2, producing MWPQGVIFVALPQLGPILVGLLAPHRLSGWCDGLRKLPWCPPYKALLLVWTTIYSVMGYASYLVWKDMGGGFRRPLALPLGLYAVQLAISWTALILFFAAHTPGLALLHLLLLYGLVVSMALIWHPINKLAALLLLPYLAWLTVTASIAYRLWRDSLCPEHPPQPTGEKSS from the exons ATGTGGCCTCAAGGGGTCATCTTTGTGGCTCTGCCCCAGCTGGGGCCCATCCTGGTCGGGCTCCTTGCTCCGCACAGGTTGTCTGGTTGGTGTGACGGCCTGAGGAAGCTGCCCTGGTGCCCACCCTACAAAGCCCTGTTGCTTGTGTGGACAACCATCTACTCTGTCATGGG CTATGCCTCCTACCTGGTGTGGAAGGACATGGGAGGGGGCTTCAGGCGGCCCCTGGCCCTTCCTCTCGGCCTCTATGCTGTGCAGCTCGCTATCAGCTGGACCGCCCTGATTCTCTTTTTCGCAGCCCACACCCCCGGTCTG GCCCTGCTGCATCTGCTGCTGCTCTACGGGCTGGTGGTGAGCATGGCGCTGATCTGGCACCCCATCAACAAGCTGGCCGCCCTGCTTCTGCTGCCCTACCTGGCCTGGCTCACCGTCACCGCCTCCATCGCCTACCGCCTGTGGAGGGACAGCCTTTGTCCAGAGCACCCGCCGCAGCCCACAGGGGAGAAGAGCAGCTGA